CCAGCTCGGGCAGCCGGTCGGCGACGGCCTCGCGGGCGCGCAGCAGCCGGTTCGCCGCCGTAGGGGTGCTCGCCTCCGTCTCCGCGGCCGTCTCGGGCAGACCGAGGCCCACACCGTCGTAGAGCACGAGCGTGCGGCGGCGCGGCGGGGGGAGGCGGAGCAGGGTGTTCAGCAGGGTGCGGTCGCCGGGGTCGACGGGCAGGGGCTCCGGGTGCCGGTGGCGCAGCCGGAACCGCTGCCACGGCGACAGCGCGTACTCGTACGCCGCGGCCCGGACCCAGCCCACCGGGTCGCGGTCGCGGGCCACCTCCGGCCATCGCTCCCAGGCGGACTGGAAGGCACGCTCCACCGACTCCCGCGCCAGTTCGCGACGACCGGTCAGCAGGTAGGCCTGCCGCACCAGGGCGGGGGCGCTGAACTCGTACAGCGCGTCGAAGGCCTGAGCAGGTGTCATGGAGACCGCTCCGGGGCGCGGCCCCGGCCCCGCCAACGCATCCGCACCCGCCCCCGGCTCCGGCCCGGAAACCGCGTCCGGACCCGTCTCCGTTCCCGCGCCCGAAACAGCCGGCGCGGGCCCCGCCTCTCGTGGCGTCCCCGGCTCGCGTGGCGCCCCCGGCTCTCCTCGCGCCCCCGTTCCCGGGGTCGCCCCGGAAGCCGGGGCCGAACCCGACTCCCGCCCGTCCAGCGGCTTCGCGGGGAGGACGAGGCTGTCGGCGGCCTCGTCCGTGGCGGCACCCGGCCCGGCGCCGACGGCCACGACGACGGGCACCGGCTTCGCCCGCCGGGACGCCGCCTCCTCGGCCAGGGTGTCGAGCAGCTTCGCGTACGCCTCCCGTTTCCGGCCGCGCGGAGTCGTGCGGCCGCTCTCCCACGCACGGACCGTCTCGTGGGTGACGCCCACCCGCGCCGCGAGCTGAGCCTGTGTCAGCGCGGCGTTCTCCCGCAGGCGTCGGCGTGCCTTGGGCGGAGGCAGCGGGGTCGCAGGGCTCCGTGTCACAGGACGCCCCTTCGTACGAAAAAGTACATAAACATATATTGAGCGACACAACGGTCGTTCGCCTGTTACGCCGGTAAAGCGCGTGTCGTTGGGAGCATGGCGGGCGTGACCCAGACGACCGCTCACCGAGCCCCGTTGTCCCTGCTGCACACCCGGTGGCGTGACCGTTCGCCCGGACTGGCCGCCGGCCTCCTGGGCGGCACGCTCGCCGCGGCCCTGGGACTGGTCTCGTGCGCCGCGCTCGTGACGCTGCTCTGGATCAGCTCGCCGTACCCCGACAGCGGGCCCGGCGGTGCCCTGCACGTCGCCGCGGCGCTGTGG
This region of Streptomyces ambofaciens ATCC 23877 genomic DNA includes:
- a CDS encoding helix-turn-helix domain-containing protein, yielding MTRSPATPLPPPKARRRLRENAALTQAQLAARVGVTHETVRAWESGRTTPRGRKREAYAKLLDTLAEEAASRRAKPVPVVVAVGAGPGAATDEAADSLVLPAKPLDGRESGSAPASGATPGTGARGEPGAPREPGTPREAGPAPAVSGAGTETGPDAVSGPEPGAGADALAGPGPRPGAVSMTPAQAFDALYEFSAPALVRQAYLLTGRRELARESVERAFQSAWERWPEVARDRDPVGWVRAAAYEYALSPWQRFRLRHRHPEPLPVDPGDRTLLNTLLRLPPPRRRTLVLYDGVGLGLPETAAETEASTPTAANRLLRAREAVADRLPELADPQVLHRRLAEVASAERLRAAEPPTVRRGSERRARYLTRAAIAFTVALIGTTALTLRTAPTHYEPPVSPGETVRGVPPPVAPGALSDEQLELRQKLRDQLQHGPQRLTPGLE